In the Halorussus rarus genome, TAGAACGGACTCTCCGGGAACACGGGGTTGTTGGCGTTCGCCTTCATCGCGTTCCCGCCGAGGACGCTGTCGATGAATCCCTGCACGTCGATACCGTGACCGAGGTACGCCCGCCGGAACTCCTTGTCCCGGATTATCGGCACCGTGAAGTCGGTCTGTCCGTGGAGCGGAGCGTAGTTCCGCGACACTCGAGACTGGACGTTGCCGCTTTGGGTCGCCTGCTGCATCTGGGCGGCGGTGAGCCGCTGGTTGATGGCGTCGATTTCGCCCTGCTGGAGCGCACCGATGGCCGAGTCGATGTTGCCCGTGTTGACCCAGACGAGGCGGTTTGCCCCGGGACCCTCCATGTACTGGTCGCCCAGATGCTGTTGGCGGAACTCGTCGTTCCACATCCAGTTGTTGTCGTGGCGGTCCATCGCGAGTCGGCTCCCCTGCTCCCAGTTGGCGAGCTTGAAGGGGCCCGTTCCGACGAGTCCCTCCTCCATACTACTCGGCTCGTGCTGCCCTGGATTCTCGATATCCTGCCAGATGTGTCGCGGGTAGATGACCGACCGGACCATCCCCACCGTGTTGAAGACCGCGTCCGGTTGGGTGAGGTTGAAGCGGACGACGCCGCCGCCGCTCTCGGACTCGATGGTCACGGGGTTGTCCTCGTTCAGACTCCGTGTGAACACGGACATCTGCGGGGAGTTGTGCTCGATGAACATCTCCGTCGAGAACTTGACGTCGCCCGGTCCGAACGACTCGCCGTCGTGCCACTGCACGCCGTCGCGAAGTTCGACCTCGACCGTAGTCTCGTCGATGAACTCGGCGGACGTGGCGAGCCCAGGGATCACCTCCATGTCCGGCGACACGTCGTACAGGCCGTCTATCGCGTACCGCATGCGCTTCTCACCCGCGCCACCGATACCCCACGCGATGTTCAGGTGGTTCACGGGCTGCCCGCCGCCTTTCACGTACGTTCTGTTGTCGGTCTTCGGCTGGACGTTCACGGCGGTCCAGGTGAACGAGTCCAGCGCGGCACCGTTGCCGGGCATGACGACGTGGCCCTCCCACGTGTTCGTGTTCACCACCGTCAGGATGTCCGGGAAGAACGGGACGGCCTGGTGGTGGTCGTTGGCCAACACCATCTGGAGTTCGTTGAGTGCCTGCTGTCGCTGTTCCGGATCCACGGTCGTCTGCTCCGCGTCGATCAGTTCGTCGGCCTCCGGATTACAGTAGTTCGCGTAGTTCTGGACGAATCCGCACCGGCGACGCCCGAGTAGGGGGTCGGGGTCGACGCCCCGCTGCGGATCGGGCCCGTGCGTGAGGTAGGAGAACGGATATCCCGAACTGTTCTGATTCCACCCGTCGAGGAGCGCTTGTACCGTGCTGTCCTTGAGTTCTGACTGGAAACCCAACATATTGAGTCCCCGTTGGGCCTCGATAGCCCACTCTTGAAGCCACTCCGAGTCCTCCGAAGAGTACTCGATCGGAATCGGCTCGACGGTTTTCCCCGGTTCCGCGGTCATCTGGTACCGCTCGACCTGCTCCTGACGG is a window encoding:
- a CDS encoding ABC transporter substrate-binding protein; this encodes MAKDQRLDRRRVLQIVGVGAIGGLAGCSGSEQQETTTTGGGGTTGGGGTTTRGEIPEQISTHYWNDWEDDRQEQVERYQMTAEPGKTVEPIPIEYSSEDSEWLQEWAIEAQRGLNMLGFQSELKDSTVQALLDGWNQNSSGYPFSYLTHGPDPQRGVDPDPLLGRRRCGFVQNYANYCNPEADELIDAEQTTVDPEQRQQALNELQMVLANDHHQAVPFFPDILTVVNTNTWEGHVVMPGNGAALDSFTWTAVNVQPKTDNRTYVKGGGQPVNHLNIAWGIGGAGEKRMRYAIDGLYDVSPDMEVIPGLATSAEFIDETTVEVELRDGVQWHDGESFGPGDVKFSTEMFIEHNSPQMSVFTRSLNEDNPVTIESESGGGVVRFNLTQPDAVFNTVGMVRSVIYPRHIWQDIENPGQHEPSSMEEGLVGTGPFKLANWEQGSRLAMDRHDNNWMWNDEFRQQHLGDQYMEGPGANRLVWVNTGNIDSAIGALQQGEIDAINQRLTAAQMQQATQSGNVQSRVSRNYAPLHGQTDFTVPIIRDKEFRRAYLGHGIDVQGFIDSVLGGNAMKANANNPVFPESPFYNDETPSFEFNPQRANQILDRAGYGTSGNNRAYPDGDAWDAFVERVRNPHKGREELGQPDFS